A genomic stretch from Candidatus Thiothrix anitrata includes:
- a CDS encoding type II toxin-antitoxin system HipA family toxin translates to MTSDTKGYKEAFVWVWLPQATAPVVAGRLTPDGKRLRFNYGKGYLGNPQAIPLYAPELPLQAGVLPMPPNADMPGCIRDAAPDAWGRRVILNRKLGLRGAAADSAQLDELTYLLESGSDRIGALDFQASATEYVPRSSPMATLEELLESATRVEQGIPLSPELGQALQHGSSIGGARPKALLEDGRRKLVAKFSASTDWYNVVKSEFIAMRLAQSAGLQVAQVELVSALGKDVLLIERFDRIHTQDGWQRKIMVSALTLFGLDEMLARYASYEDLAELVRHRFTDPTSTLRELFARLVFNILVGNTDDHARNHAAFWDGAMLTLTPAYDICPQGRTGNEATQAMLIAGNNRMSRIAGCIDAAHHFLLERQQAIAIIEQQLRNIGDHWLAVCEEAELSAVDRQLLWGRQFLNPFAFEHLGGDAAGIAVLAADIRQV, encoded by the coding sequence ACAAAGAAGCCTTTGTTTGGGTCTGGTTGCCGCAGGCTACCGCGCCTGTGGTGGCGGGCAGGCTGACACCCGATGGTAAACGCCTACGCTTCAACTACGGCAAAGGTTACTTGGGCAACCCGCAAGCGATTCCGCTGTATGCGCCAGAGTTACCGTTGCAAGCGGGCGTGCTGCCAATGCCGCCGAATGCCGATATGCCGGGGTGTATCCGGGATGCTGCCCCGGATGCGTGGGGACGGCGCGTTATCCTCAACCGCAAACTGGGTTTACGCGGTGCGGCGGCGGATAGCGCCCAACTGGATGAGCTGACTTATTTGCTGGAATCCGGTTCTGACCGGATTGGTGCATTGGATTTTCAGGCATCAGCGACGGAATACGTGCCACGTTCCAGCCCGATGGCAACACTGGAGGAATTGCTGGAGTCCGCCACACGGGTAGAGCAAGGCATACCCTTAAGCCCAGAATTAGGGCAAGCCTTGCAGCATGGCAGTTCCATTGGCGGGGCGCGTCCCAAAGCCTTGTTGGAAGATGGCAGGCGTAAGCTGGTTGCCAAGTTTTCTGCTTCGACTGATTGGTACAACGTCGTGAAAAGTGAATTCATTGCGATGCGCTTGGCACAGTCGGCGGGGCTTCAGGTGGCACAGGTTGAGCTGGTTTCGGCGTTGGGCAAAGATGTGTTGCTGATCGAACGTTTTGACCGCATTCATACGCAAGATGGCTGGCAGCGTAAAATCATGGTTTCCGCGCTGACGTTGTTTGGGTTGGATGAAATGCTGGCGCGTTATGCCAGCTATGAAGATTTGGCGGAATTAGTGCGCCACCGTTTCACTGACCCGACAAGTACTTTGCGCGAATTGTTTGCCCGCTTGGTGTTCAATATCCTCGTCGGCAATACGGATGACCATGCCCGCAATCATGCCGCGTTTTGGGATGGTGCAATGCTCACGCTTACGCCTGCGTATGACATTTGCCCACAAGGGCGCACGGGTAACGAAGCGACACAGGCGATGCTGATTGCGGGCAATAACCGCATGAGCCGTATTGCTGGGTGTATTGATGCCGCCCATCATTTTCTGCTGGAACGGCAGCAGGCAATCGCAATAATTGAACAACAGTTGCGCAACATTGGCGACCATTGGCTTGCCGTCTGTGAAGAGGCGGAATTATCGGCGGTCGATCGGCAATTGCTGTGGGGAAGACAGTTCCTGAATCCATTTGCCTTTGAGCATTTGGGTGGGGATGCAGCGGGAATTGCGGTGCTGGCGGCTGACATTAGGCAGGTGTGA